Sequence from the Arthrobacter pigmenti genome:
CCCTTGTTCGAAAAACCGGCGGTACCCGGCGAGCCGCTGGAGCTCACACTCAACGCCCAGCTGCAGACGTTGGCCGAAGAGGTGCTCGCCGAAGAGCCCTCTGCTTCCTCGATCGTTGCCATCCGGCCATCGACCGGTGAGATCCTCACCGCTGCCAACGGCCCCGGCAGCGAGGGGATGCAGACCGCTTTACTTGGACAGTACCCGCCCGGATCTACGTTCAAGGTAGCTACCTCACTCGCCCTGCTTCGCAACGGGTTCACCCCTGAAACGCCTACGAGCTGCCCCGAGGAGCTGGTGGTCGAAGGCCGGACCTTCAACAACGTCCCCGGCTACCCTGCCCAGTTCACCGGCGAAATTCCGCTCCTGCAGGCTTTGGCGCAGTCCTGCAACACCGGCTTCATTTCCCAGCGCGATGTCGTTTCCCAGGAATCGCTCGCAACGGCGGCAGCAGATCTGGGCATCGGCATCAACACGGCCATCGGTACGCCTGCCTATTTCGGCTCCGTGCCCACAGAAGCAGACGGAACCGCTCATGCGGCCTCAATGATCGGACAGGGACAGGTGCTGGTCTCTCCCCTATCGCTCGCCATTATGACGGCGTCGGTCGCCGCGGGTGAGCGGGTGGCTCCCACGCTGTTGGCGGATACCTTGGCTGGGGAGGCGGAACCCACAGATGCGCCTGCACCGAGCAGCGAGGCAACCGAAGAGTCCTCGTCGGAACCCTCACCGAGCAACCTGACCCCCGAGGAAGCTGGGGCACTTCGCGAGATGATGGGCGCCGTCGTTACGGTCGGTGGAGCACAACTGCTTGCGGACATCCCCGGCGAACCGGTCCTGGCCAAAACCGGCACTGCGGAGTTCGGTACGGAAGACCCACCCCGGACGCATGCGTGGGTCGTCGCGCTTCAGGGAGACCTCGCCGTCGCGGTGTTCGTCGAGGAAGGCGAACGCGGATCGATCTCCGGCGGCCCGCTGATGGAGGAGTTCCTGCGAGGCGCCGGATAGTAAGCCCGCGCTCCGAACTGGGGCGATTAGCGCACCTGCGGCAGCCTGGTGCCGTATGAGGGCACAATCTCTTTGCCGAGCGGCATGAGGGAGACCGGGATCAGTTTGATGTTCGCTATGCCGAGCGGAATGCCGATGATGCTCAGGAACATCGGTATCGACGTCAGGACGTGGCCGATCGCAATCCAGATGCCCGCAACAATGACCCAGATGACGTTGCCGACGGTGGAGAAGAAGTAGGTTCGCCCACCGCGGTCCACCACCGAACGTCCAAACGGCCACAGTGCATAGGCGCCGATCCGAAAGGACGCAATGCCGAAAGGGATCGTCACGATCAGCAGGCAACACACGATCCCCGCCACGAAGTAGCCGATCGCCAGCCAAATCCCGCCGAAAATGAGCCAGATGATGTTCAGAAGTGCATTCATGGGTCTATTGTTCCCATGGATGGCCTCGACGGCTATGAGGGGTGACCCTGATTTACACCCAGACCCGCCAAGCTCAGCACTCGGGAAGGCACTGAAGAACCGCGCCAATCAGGTGGTCCCCGTGCCGCCCAGCAACTCGCTTGCAGCGGCTGCAGCGGCCGGTCGGGAGGCCCCGAAGCAGTTGACTACCGGCAGGTCCAGATTCACGGGCAGTCCCGCGTTGATGCACACCGCATCAGGCCTTTCCTGTATCAGGGCGGCGAGGGCGGCGCGCTGCGCAGAACCCTCTTCGGCCCGGTCCACGATTGCCACAACCGACGACGACGGCGGGATCCCGGTCCCAGCGTCAACTGCCTTCCGGTATTGGACAGTGCGGTACTCAGCCAGTGCGGCTGAGAAGACGTCCGGCATCACACCGGCGGCCATGTTGATGTGATCGCGCAGGTCGATCACGGTTACCTCGCCGTCAGGCAGGCGCACGTCGCCGTTGGTTTGGAGCGCTGAAGGGATGGCGTCCAGGCCCACCGGACCGCCGTCGTCGTGCGCTTCCTGCGTCCACGACGCGAAAGCGGCCTTCCGCCGGCCCGCTTCCAGCAACCGCTCCAGCGGAAGGCGCCCGCTGAGCAGCGCAGTCTCAAGGGCTTTGAAAACCTCGAGATAGTCCTCGTGGTCGGCGGTTCCGCCGTCGTTAGCCGGGCTTCCGACACAGAGCAGGTCCGTCCCGGCGAGCATCGCCAGAACGGCACCTTCCCCGGAACCGTAGGTGTGCCGGACGGCACCCATATCCAGGGCATCCGTGATCACGAGACCCTCGAAGCCCAGCTCCCGCAGCATCCCGATTGCTTTCGGGTTGAGCGTGGCGGGAAGGTCTCCGAGTTCGGGGACGACGATGTGTGCAGTCATGATGGCCGTTGTCCCCGCTTCAATCGCAGCGGCGAAGGGCGGTATGTGTGCTGCTTGCAACTCAACGAGCCCAAGGTCCACCCGCGGCAGATCGACATGGGAATCCGTGACCGTATCCCCATGCCCGGGAAAGTGTTTTGCGCAGGCCCCCACTCCGGCGCTCTGGATGCCGCGCGTCATCGCAGCCGTGTGCCTGGCCACCAGATCCGGCTCCGAGCCGAAAGACCGGATCCCGATGACCGGGTTGCGGGGATTGGTATTCACATCAGCCACGGGAGCGAGCAGGAGGTTGATGCCGGCCTGCTGTGCCCGTCTGCCAAGGGTTGCGCCGACGTCCGTCGTAATGTCCTGGCGGTCGATCCTGCCAAGTTCTGCGGCGCCCGGAACGGAGGAGCCGGTTGCCGCTTCGAGGCGGGTTACGGTTCCGCCTTCCTCGTCGACGCCGATGATCGCGTGGGGGTTCAGTTTTCTGATGCGCCGGCACAACGCGGGTAACTGTTCGGGATCACCCGGGTCGATGTTGTTGGCGAAGAGGACCACACCGGCGAGGCCTCTGCGCAGCTCTGCCTCGAGCCACTCCGGCACAGTGGTGCCGAGGAATCCGGGCCAGATGACGGCGTTGATGGCGCCCGCGTAGTCGGTGTTCTCTGCCATGGGTACTCCTTGTCCGGATGGCAGAAGCCCTGCCGATTCCGGCTGAACCTAACACGCAAGCTCCCGTGCCGCAATCGACCGTCGGTGAGCAACCCGGACCGTAACGCGAGCAACCTGGACTTTCAGAGCGGAATTCGCTCACCAAAGCCCAGGTTGCTCCCGGATAACACTGTGAGGAACTAGCGGCCGCGACGCTCGTTCGATGCCGGCGCGGTTGCCCGGCGCGGTCCGGACCGGCGGGCGCCTGCAGGACGGCCCGACGACGACGCCGCCGAACGCTGTCCGCCGCTACGCTGCCCTGAGCCGGCCTGAGCTGCCGACTGGCCGCTGCGCGCACCGTTGCTGTGCGAGCCCGTCCCCTGCGCTGCTACGTCACCGGAACGGGCTCCCCGCGAACGGCGGTTGCGATTGCCCCCAGCGGTAGTTGCGCCTTCACTGGTACGACGGCGGTCCCCGTCGGTACCGAACCGGGGCGCCTGAGGCTGATCCTTACGCCGTTCGGCGCGGTTTCCCTGCGGTTCCGCAGCAACGCGTCCGCGGCCACCGCGTCCTCCACGACCACCAGCTGAAGGTGCCGCGCGGCGGGCACGCTTGCGCTCGGCATTCGCCCCGGTCGAGGTGCCGGCGCCGCGGCCTGCGCCTTCCCGGTTGGCGAGGAGTGCTGCACGGGTGCGCGGATCAACCTTCTCTGCTACGTCACCGATGAGCTTGGCGACAAGCGGCGAGGTCGCTGATACGTTCTCGAACCCCACGGTGACCCCAGCGGCCTTCATGAGTTTCTGCACTTCACTCTTCTGCTCGGGCAGCGTGACGGTGACAACGGTGCCGTCCGAACCCGCACGGGCAGTACGTCCCGAACGGTGCAGGTAGGCCTTGTGCTCCGTGGGCGGATCCACGTGGACCACGAGCTCGACGTCGTCAACGTGCACTCCGCGCGCCGCGACGTCTGTGGCCACCAGCACCCGGACTCCACCGGTTGAGAACTCAGCAAGGTTCCGGTCCCGCGCGTTCTGGGACAGGTTCCCGTGCAGGTCCACGGCGGGGATCCCGGCGTCGGTCAGGGTCTTCGCGAGCTTCCGCGCCTGATGCTTGGTACGCATGAACAGCACGCGCTTGCCCTGCCCGGATGCCAGCTGAACGATCAGCTGCTTCTTCTGCGTCTGGTCACCGATCAGGAGCACATGGTGCTCCATCGTGGTGACGGAGGCCTGCGGCGTATCCACGGAATGGGTCAGCGGGTTGGACAGGTAGCGATGGACGATCTTGTCCACGCCGTTGTCCAGGGTGGCGGAGAAAAGCATCCGCTGGCCCTCGGTCGGAGTGGTGTCAAGGAGCTTCTTCACGACCGGCAGGAACCCGAGGTCCGCCATATGATCCGCCTCGTCCAGCACTGTGATCTCGACGGATTCAAGGGTGACAAGCTTCTGGCGCATCAGGTCTTCGAGCCGGCCGGGGCAGGCGATGATGATGTCGACGCCGGCGCGCAGCGCCTTCTCCTGACGGGCCTGGGATACGCCGCCGTAGATGACGGTGGTGTTGAGCCCCAGCTCGTGGGCGAGCGGCTCCACCGTCGCATTGATCTGGGTTGCCAGTTCACGGGTCGGCGCGAGCACCAGGCCCAGGGGACGCCCGGGCTTCCGGCGGTACGCAGCTTCGCGTTCGGCGAGGCGGGCGACCATCGGAAGCGCGAAGGCGAGGGTCTTGCCGGAGCCGGTGCGGCCGCGGCCAAGTACGTCCCTGCCTGCAAGGGTGTCCGGGAGGGTCTTGACCTGAATGGGGAACGGATCGGTGATTCCCTGGGACGTAAGGGAACGGACCAGCGCTGTGGGCACGCCAAGCGCAGCAAAGGTAGTCATGTAAGGTACACGAACTTTCTTCTCATCTTCCCTGTGCACCGGATGGCGCTCAGGGTCCGCCGAAGGAAAGTCAGACAGTGTCAACCGCTCTCACGTTCTTGGGAGATAGCGCGGGACAAAAGAATGCGTTCATCGACGCAGGTTGCAGCTGCCGAGGGATGCTCGTGCCGCAAACAAGTACACCCAGTCTAGCAGGCGCGGGCCAGCGCCCCATCCGTCGATTCCGTGCAGGTTCGCGGCCACGAGGGGCGTGTCCCGTGCCGACACGCCGTCTCCCGACGGGTTTGTCAGCGAAACCTGCTCGGAATCACGGCGGGTCTGGCGATTTGTGAGCCTCCTCACCCACACTGGAAGAAACCATCAGACCCCAGGAGGACAACTGTGACCACCACAGCCGGCATACTCGCAGACGCACGCCACATGAAGGACGACATTGCCCACCTTCGGCACCGGCTTCACCAGGAACCGGAGATTGGCCTTTACCTTCCGCGTACCCAGGAAAAGGTGCTGGAAGCCCTCGACGGCCTGCCGTTTGAAATCACCCTGGGTACGGACACGACGTCGGTCACGGCCGTGCTTCGCGGCGGCGCCCGGCATTCCTCCGCGCACAAGCCCGTGGTTCTGCTGCGCGGAGACATGGACGCCCTTCCGGTACAGGAGCAGACCGGTGTTCCGTATTCCTCGACCATCGACGGCGCAATGCACGCCTGTGGCCACGACCTCCACACCTCCATGCTCGCCGGAGCCGCCACGCTCCTTGCCGAGCGCCGCGACCAACTGGCGGGCGACGTCGTACTCATGTTCCAGCCCGGCGAAGAAGGTTTCGACGGTGCGGGAGTGATGATCCGCGAAGGTGTCCTCGAAGCTGCCGGGCGTCGCCCCGACGCCGCCTACGGGCTGCACGTCATGTCCTCCCTGCTGCCGGGCGGCACATTCGCGAGCAAGGCGGACACGCTGATGTCCGCCTCGGACAGCCTGTATGTCACTGTGCACGGTGCCGGCGGCCACGGTTCGTCTCCGCACACGGCGCAGGACCCAGTGACGGTCGCGGCGGAGATGGTCACCGCGCTGCAGACGATGATCACGCGGCAGTTCAACATGTTTGATCCAGTGGTTCTCACCGTCGGTGTGCTTCACGCAGGCACCAAGCGAAACATCATCCCGGAATCGGCGCGGATCGAGGCGACCATCCGATCCTTCTCGGCGGAGAACCGCACCCGGATGCAATCCGCCGTTCCCCGGCTGCTCAACGGGATCGCCGGGGCACACGGGCTGACCGCAACCGTGGACTACCAGACCGAGTACCCGCTG
This genomic interval carries:
- a CDS encoding penicillin-binding transpeptidase domain-containing protein encodes the protein MGKNTFTTALTVAALALSLTACTEDGPTAEDAASNLAEGLTSGDLNGVSFASVEAADVTTQLDELTAALDPLAPTVTVAGVESTGEDTATAQLNHVWDLDESDSDWTYTTTAELTLVEDAWQVSWNPAVAVEGLDEGATLAVSRTPAERAGILGAGGEVLVTDRPVIRVGIDKTRIEAAAVEDSAAALAELIGLDPAAYTEQVVNAGEQAFVEAIVYRDDQDRPVTDEEIEAIPGAVGIPDTMSLAPTREFARALLGSVGPATAELTEQSEGRLVAGDIAGLSGLQLQYDEQLAGTPGLVIEAVSGEGETQTREPLFEKPAVPGEPLELTLNAQLQTLAEEVLAEEPSASSIVAIRPSTGEILTAANGPGSEGMQTALLGQYPPGSTFKVATSLALLRNGFTPETPTSCPEELVVEGRTFNNVPGYPAQFTGEIPLLQALAQSCNTGFISQRDVVSQESLATAAADLGIGINTAIGTPAYFGSVPTEADGTAHAASMIGQGQVLVSPLSLAIMTASVAAGERVAPTLLADTLAGEAEPTDAPAPSSEATEESSSEPSPSNLTPEEAGALREMMGAVVTVGGAQLLADIPGEPVLAKTGTAEFGTEDPPRTHAWVVALQGDLAVAVFVEEGERGSISGGPLMEEFLRGAG
- a CDS encoding YccF domain-containing protein; its protein translation is MNALLNIIWLIFGGIWLAIGYFVAGIVCCLLIVTIPFGIASFRIGAYALWPFGRSVVDRGGRTYFFSTVGNVIWVIVAGIWIAIGHVLTSIPMFLSIIGIPLGIANIKLIPVSLMPLGKEIVPSYGTRLPQVR
- a CDS encoding glycoside hydrolase family 3 protein, which produces MAENTDYAGAINAVIWPGFLGTTVPEWLEAELRRGLAGVVLFANNIDPGDPEQLPALCRRIRKLNPHAIIGVDEEGGTVTRLEAATGSSVPGAAELGRIDRQDITTDVGATLGRRAQQAGINLLLAPVADVNTNPRNPVIGIRSFGSEPDLVARHTAAMTRGIQSAGVGACAKHFPGHGDTVTDSHVDLPRVDLGLVELQAAHIPPFAAAIEAGTTAIMTAHIVVPELGDLPATLNPKAIGMLRELGFEGLVITDALDMGAVRHTYGSGEGAVLAMLAGTDLLCVGSPANDGGTADHEDYLEVFKALETALLSGRLPLERLLEAGRRKAAFASWTQEAHDDGGPVGLDAIPSALQTNGDVRLPDGEVTVIDLRDHINMAAGVMPDVFSAALAEYRTVQYRKAVDAGTGIPPSSSVVAIVDRAEEGSAQRAALAALIQERPDAVCINAGLPVNLDLPVVNCFGASRPAAAAAASELLGGTGTT
- a CDS encoding DEAD/DEAH box helicase, whose product is MTTFAALGVPTALVRSLTSQGITDPFPIQVKTLPDTLAGRDVLGRGRTGSGKTLAFALPMVARLAEREAAYRRKPGRPLGLVLAPTRELATQINATVEPLAHELGLNTTVIYGGVSQARQEKALRAGVDIIIACPGRLEDLMRQKLVTLESVEITVLDEADHMADLGFLPVVKKLLDTTPTEGQRMLFSATLDNGVDKIVHRYLSNPLTHSVDTPQASVTTMEHHVLLIGDQTQKKQLIVQLASGQGKRVLFMRTKHQARKLAKTLTDAGIPAVDLHGNLSQNARDRNLAEFSTGGVRVLVATDVAARGVHVDDVELVVHVDPPTEHKAYLHRSGRTARAGSDGTVVTVTLPEQKSEVQKLMKAAGVTVGFENVSATSPLVAKLIGDVAEKVDPRTRAALLANREGAGRGAGTSTGANAERKRARRAAPSAGGRGGRGGRGRVAAEPQGNRAERRKDQPQAPRFGTDGDRRRTSEGATTAGGNRNRRSRGARSGDVAAQGTGSHSNGARSGQSAAQAGSGQRSGGQRSAASSSGRPAGARRSGPRRATAPASNERRGR
- a CDS encoding M20 metallopeptidase family protein; protein product: MKDDIAHLRHRLHQEPEIGLYLPRTQEKVLEALDGLPFEITLGTDTTSVTAVLRGGARHSSAHKPVVLLRGDMDALPVQEQTGVPYSSTIDGAMHACGHDLHTSMLAGAATLLAERRDQLAGDVVLMFQPGEEGFDGAGVMIREGVLEAAGRRPDAAYGLHVMSSLLPGGTFASKADTLMSASDSLYVTVHGAGGHGSSPHTAQDPVTVAAEMVTALQTMITRQFNMFDPVVLTVGVLHAGTKRNIIPESARIEATIRSFSAENRTRMQSAVPRLLNGIAGAHGLTATVDYQTEYPLTVTDHAETANAEKHIAELFGEDRYHRMAQPLSGSEDFSRVLAAVPGSFVFLSAVAPDADPTQAAFNHSPYATFDDNILADGTALYTQLAVARIAELAAS